The Glandiceps talaboti chromosome 19, keGlaTala1.1, whole genome shotgun sequence genome contains a region encoding:
- the LOC144449993 gene encoding CMP-N-acetylneuraminate-poly-alpha-2,8-sialyltransferase-like has translation MLYTASYSSSSTHLIHQILSTVGPYSTVDPYNAYLSTGLAELRSNVSKVFGLETSLAIYKDHITPQEMKFDQMYWPNGTPPSGNAFWEGYSDTFYTIKPQSNCAVVGSSGILTDSRCGKEIDSHDFVMRMNLPPLKGYEKDIGRKVNLTAVNFSCLRYFKRYLDGLRKTPPKYSDKKRYFTALQNLHDSIVWFPFNMTFDDEISTLTFMVNETLLKRNFTYRVAYARSPVWPHYMNRFWNTTGSSQGMIMLTIATLFCSKIDLYGFWPFHEDNICLKGKDTPGNKDIFVKLGVLDITLVFATAETPN, from the exons ATGCTTTACACAGCTAGCTATTCATCATCGTCAACTCATCTAATCCACCAAAT TTTAAGTACGGTTGGACCCTACAGTACAGTTGATCCGTACAATGCCTATCTTAGCACCGGTCTTGCAGAATTACG GAGTAACGTTTCCAAGGTTTTTGGTCTTGAAACATCACTGGCAATTTACAAAGATCACATTACACCTCAGGAGATGAAGTTTGATCAAATGTACTGGCCTAATGGGACGCCACCAAGCGGTAATGCCTTCTGGGAAGGTTACAGTGATACGTTTTACACTATTAAACCACAGAGTAATTGCGCTGTCGTTGGCAGTAGTGGTATTCTGACGGACAGTCGCTGTGGGAAAGAAATCGACTCACATGATTTTGTTATGAGAATGAACTTACCTCCTTTGAAAGGATATGAAAAAGACATTGGTCGCAAAGTCAACCTTACGGCTGTCAACTTCTCCTGTCTTAGATATTTTAAGAGATATCTGGACGGCTTGAGGAAAACGCCTCCAAAGTATTCCGACAAGAAAAGATACTTCACTGCTCTTCAAAATCTGCACGATTCAATTGTTTGGTTCCCGTTTAATATGACATTTGATGATGAGATATCGACCCTTACATTCATGGTCAACGAGACATTACTTAAGCGAAACTTCACCTACAGGGTTGCATATGCAAGAAGTCCAGTATGGCCTCACTATATGAACAG ATTTTGGAACACAACTGGTAGTAGCCAAGGAATGATAATGCTCACCATAGCAACGTTATTTTGCAGCAAAATTGATTTGTACGGTTTTTGGCCATTTCATGAAGATA ACATTTGTTTAAAGGGGAAAGACACaccaggaaataaagatattttcgTAAAACTGGGTGTTCTGGACATTACACTAGTATTTGCAACAGCAGAAACACCGAATTGA
- the LOC144449994 gene encoding uncharacterized protein LOC144449994 — protein MMVETLLSVLTAVAVFATLATATQNLNPTGQNVCVRTRAVNVPMQRISTSIAELVCCDGWGQLQGQRECLLRCPRGYFGQDCSRVCPCPINAECKPTNGSCPCKPGWTGKGCELACDANHYGTSCSQTCDCKNGGSCDPHYGNCTCNPGWHGNDCGLADVDTYSGKNRFRRATCKYRCENAGSCDMQKGKCSCSAGWKGKKCTVPCIENRYGPNCKKRCKCKNNGSCDRFVGCICAPGWIGNKCAEQCSHGYYGDGCQQRCNCQNGGYCDPIKGCICKPGWEGGNCTEMCSDGYHGSGCKEICHCENESVCNTVLGCVCKPGWTGENCSETCQAGYYGNSCSQVCDCQNGRICDAEKGCICQPGWTVKTCAESCPYGYYGDECQQVCRCQNDGTCDSVTGRCMCSPGWRGRHCATRCASSGPTAHNRCRCLNNGSCDCNEGCRCKSHGKRKRCQPQCRCQNGGVCDKMVGCICKPGWRGDNCSIRDHNGYYGDAWKSLCNCPNGGFCAKGIGCLCRPGLLSNKTCNQCPLGYYGDGCKQECDC, from the exons ATGATGGTTGAAACTCTTCTGTCGGTATTGACAGCCGTTGCCGTTTTTGCGACGTTGGCAACGGCGACACAGAATTTGAACCCGACAGGACAAAATGTCTGTGTCCGTACGAG GGCTGTAAATGTACCAATGCAGAGAATATCCACATCAATAGCTGAACTAGTGTGCTGTGATGGTTGGGGTCAACTACAAGGTCAACGAGAATGCCTTTTAA GATGTCCACGTGGATATTTCGGGCAAGACTGTTCTAGAGTCTGTCCGTGTCCAATAAACGCTGAATGTAAACCGACCAATGGCAGTTGTCCTTGCAAACCTGGGTGGACAGGAAAGGGTTGTGAGCTTGCATGTGATGCGAACCACTATGGTACAAGTTGTTCCCAAACATGTGATTGTAAAAATGGCGGCTCGTGTGATCCTCACTATGGTAACTGTACTTGTAATCCTGGTTGGCATGGAAACGACTGTGGTTTGGCTGATGTGGATACCTACTCTGGTAAGAATCGTTTCAGGCGAGCTACATGTAAGTACAGGTGTGAAAATGCTGGCTCTTGTGATATGCAGAAAGGCAAATGTTCCTGTAGTGCTGGATGGAAAGGTAAAAAATGCACAGTACCATGCATTGAGAATAGATACGGTCCAAACTGCAAGAAGAGGTGTAAATGTAAAAACAACGGGTCATGTGACAGATTTGTAGGATGCATTTGTGCACCAGGCTGGATAGGGAATAAATGTGCTGAGCAGTGTTCACATGGCTACTATGGTGACGGATGTCAACAAAGATGTAATTGTCAAAATGGCGGATATTGTGACCCTATCAAAGGTTGTATTTGTAAACCGGGATGGGAAGGTGGCAACTGTACAGAAATGTGTTCAgatggttaccatggtagcggttgtaaagaaatatgtcattgtgaaaatgaaagtgtttgCAATACTGTACTAGGGTGTGTCTGCAAACCAGGATGGACTGGTGAAAATTGTTCTGAAACCTGCCAAGCTGGTTACTACGGTAACAGCTGTAGTCAAGTTTGTGATTGTCAGAATGGACGAATTTGTGATGCTGAAAAGGGATGCATATGTCAACCTGGCTGGACAGTGAAGACATGCGCTGAGAGCTGCCCAtatggttactatggtgatgAGTGTCAACAAGTATGTAGGTGCCAAAATGATGGAACTTGTGATAGTGTAACTGGAAGGTGTATGTGTTCACCTGGGTGGCGGGGTAGACACTGTGCCACTAGATGTGCCAGTTCTGGTCCGACTGCCCATAACCGATGTAGGTGTCTGAACAATGGGTCATGCGATTGTAATGAAGGATGCAGATGTAAATCTCATGGGAAGAGAAAACGTTGTCAACCGCAGTGCCGGTGTCAAAATGGCGGCGTGTGTGATAAAATGGTTGGCTGTATTTGTAAACCCGGATGGAGAGGTGATAATTGCTCCATTCGAGATCATAATGGTTACTATGGCGACGCATGGAAATCACTGTGTAACTGTCCTAATGGCGGGTTCTGTGCCAAAGGGATTGGCTGTCTATGCCGACCAGGGTTGCTGAGTAACAAAACATGTAATCAATGTCCACTTGGTTACTATGGTGACGGCTGCAAACAGGAGTGTGATTGTTAA